A single genomic interval of Rhodopseudomonas palustris harbors:
- a CDS encoding nitrogen fixation protein NifZ, whose translation MNIARDSDIVELDGPPEFEYGQKVRSRLNIRNDGTFPGKEIGEVLVKKGDEGYVVSIGTFLQQFYIYGVDFVAQGRIVGMKRRELAAVEAFQAETQEAV comes from the coding sequence ATGAACATCGCGCGTGACAGCGACATCGTCGAGCTCGACGGCCCGCCGGAGTTTGAATACGGCCAGAAGGTCCGGTCGCGGCTCAACATCCGTAACGACGGCACCTTTCCGGGCAAGGAAATCGGTGAGGTGCTGGTGAAGAAGGGCGACGAAGGCTACGTCGTTTCGATCGGCACTTTCCTGCAGCAATTCTATATCTATGGCGTCGACTTCGTGGCGCAGGGCCGCATCGTCGGCATGAAGCGCCGTGAGCTGGCCGCGGTCGAAGCCTTTCAGGCCGAAACCCAGGAGGCCGTGTGA
- a CDS encoding 4Fe4S-binding leucine-rich repeat protein, protein MTTDIDEARDWQGNEVDCASCPHHELLSAGQCELKKACVQDRYARRLERFFQQNRALADSYLDHPYFETRAVAAGYATVFLLPKLLQDPDETVRWSAARRLPKRYLLGLRGDPHREVRIRVASVLSDDELRPMASDEDYYVRQIVARRASPGLLPLLVLDPDPGVRREVARRIGSEWLAQIAMDKDGEVRLEAARRMTPGRLLAMLGDADWRVRYEVASRVDAYELAPLLDDPDPLVRELARSRSGFTEPAQLKPATEPSP, encoded by the coding sequence ATGACGACTGACATCGACGAAGCCCGCGATTGGCAGGGCAACGAGGTCGATTGCGCGTCGTGCCCGCATCACGAGCTGCTGTCTGCCGGGCAGTGCGAATTGAAGAAGGCTTGTGTCCAGGACCGCTATGCGCGGCGGCTGGAGCGGTTCTTCCAGCAGAATCGCGCGCTCGCTGACTCCTATCTCGACCATCCGTATTTCGAAACGCGCGCGGTCGCGGCCGGCTACGCCACAGTGTTTCTGCTGCCGAAGCTGCTGCAGGATCCCGACGAGACGGTGCGGTGGAGCGCGGCACGCCGGCTGCCCAAGCGCTATCTGCTCGGCCTGCGCGGTGACCCGCATCGCGAGGTGCGGATCCGCGTCGCCTCGGTGCTCAGCGACGACGAGCTGCGACCGATGGCGAGCGACGAAGACTACTATGTTCGCCAGATCGTGGCGCGGCGGGCTTCGCCCGGCCTGCTGCCGCTCTTGGTGCTCGATCCCGATCCTGGCGTGCGCCGCGAAGTAGCGCGGCGGATCGGCTCGGAATGGCTGGCGCAGATCGCGATGGATAAAGACGGCGAAGTTCGTCTTGAAGCCGCCAGGCGGATGACGCCGGGCCGGTTGCTGGCGATGCTCGGCGACGCCGATTGGCGGGTTCGCTACGAAGTAGCCAGCCGTGTCGACGCCTACGAACTGGCGCCGCTGCTCGACGATCCCGATCCGCTGGTGCGCGAACTTGCGCGTAGCCGCAGCGGCTTCACCGAACCTGCCCAGCTCAAACCCGCAACGGAGCCCTCGCCATGA
- a CDS encoding HesB/IscA family protein, with protein sequence MDMSFTPSAEKFIRRMLRFSGGTGGFRLVVSAGGCSGLSAQFDIAGAPHTGDAVVDRGDYKLFLPESSLKLLEGVVIDFMETPTSSGFMFHDPKGSNCQCASDSGPKPAAGLHQLREL encoded by the coding sequence ATGGATATGAGCTTCACCCCCTCGGCCGAAAAATTCATCCGTCGCATGCTGCGGTTCAGCGGCGGTACCGGTGGCTTCCGCCTGGTGGTCAGCGCCGGCGGCTGCTCTGGCCTGTCGGCCCAGTTCGATATCGCCGGCGCGCCGCACACCGGCGACGCGGTGGTCGATCGCGGCGACTACAAGCTGTTTCTGCCGGAATCGAGCTTGAAGCTGCTCGAAGGCGTGGTGATCGATTTCATGGAGACGCCGACCTCGAGCGGCTTCATGTTCCACGATCCGAAGGGATCGAACTGTCAGTGCGCCAGCGACAGCGGCCCCAAGCCGGCCGCCGGTCTGCATCAGCTGCGGGAGCTGTGA
- a CDS encoding 4Fe-4S binding protein, translating to MAYKIVASQCTGCSACEPQCPNVAIFEKAGTFAIDPSKCSECIGHYDEPQCVAVCPVDGTCVIDNSVPRYQAA from the coding sequence ATGGCCTACAAGATCGTCGCCTCGCAATGCACCGGCTGCTCGGCCTGCGAGCCGCAGTGCCCGAATGTGGCGATCTTCGAAAAGGCCGGCACTTTTGCGATCGACCCTTCGAAGTGCTCGGAGTGCATCGGCCACTACGATGAGCCGCAATGTGTCGCGGTGTGCCCGGTCGACGGCACCTGCGTGATCGACAATTCCGTCCCGCGCTACCAGGCAGCATGA